The following coding sequences are from one Paraburkholderia caballeronis window:
- a CDS encoding SDR family oxidoreductase, with protein MENSQLTPITLRQSRVVVAGGTSGIGFAVADAAARAGAEVVIASSNPERVAAALARLPEGTRGESIDFTDDAQVSAFFARVGAFDHFVYTAGESLLLQTLADLSIADAQRAFDVRYWGALRAVKHAAPLLRAGGSITLTSGVASSRPLPAWTVPSSILGAIESLTRALAVELAPLRVNAVAPGVLRTALWDNMTDADRAGLYEYIAEKMPVRRVGEAADVAQTYLYLMQQGFSTGQVVVVDGGHVLV; from the coding sequence ATGGAAAACAGTCAGCTTACCCCCATCACGCTTCGGCAAAGCCGCGTCGTCGTCGCCGGCGGCACATCCGGCATCGGCTTCGCCGTCGCGGACGCCGCGGCCCGCGCCGGCGCCGAGGTCGTCATCGCATCGAGCAATCCGGAACGCGTCGCGGCCGCCCTCGCGCGCCTGCCCGAAGGCACGCGCGGCGAGTCGATCGATTTCACCGACGACGCGCAGGTCAGCGCGTTTTTCGCGCGCGTCGGCGCGTTCGATCATTTCGTCTACACCGCCGGCGAATCGCTGCTGCTGCAAACCCTCGCGGACCTCAGCATCGCAGACGCGCAGCGCGCGTTCGACGTGCGCTACTGGGGCGCGCTGCGTGCCGTCAAACACGCTGCGCCGCTGCTTCGCGCGGGCGGCTCGATCACGCTGACGAGCGGGGTCGCGTCGTCGCGTCCGCTGCCCGCGTGGACGGTGCCGTCCAGCATTCTCGGCGCGATCGAATCGCTCACGCGCGCGCTCGCCGTCGAGCTGGCGCCGCTGCGCGTCAACGCGGTCGCGCCCGGCGTGCTGCGCACCGCGCTGTGGGACAACATGACCGACGCGGACCGCGCGGGCCTGTACGAATACATCGCGGAGAAAATGCCGGTGCGGCGCGTCGGCGAAGCGGCCGACGTCGCGCAGACGTATCTGTACCTGATGCAGCAGGGCTTCAGCACGGGACAGGTCGTCGTCGTCGACGGCGGACACGTGCTGGTTTAA
- a CDS encoding GAF domain-containing protein, with amino-acid sequence MTFTLSDTLPESKPALYETLVAQARALIEHETDTVANAANFSSLVFNSLDGLNWAGFYFFDGAELVVGPFQGKPACVRIALGKGVCGTAALSRQTQVVADVHAFPGHIACDSASQSEIVVPLVAADGALIGVWDVDSPRLARFDEADAAGMEALCRTFVEFGWRGIAR; translated from the coding sequence ATGACATTCACGCTTTCCGACACGCTGCCCGAGTCCAAACCCGCGCTTTATGAAACGCTCGTTGCCCAGGCGCGCGCGCTGATCGAGCACGAAACCGATACGGTCGCGAACGCGGCCAACTTCTCGTCGCTCGTGTTCAATTCGCTCGACGGCCTGAACTGGGCCGGCTTTTATTTCTTCGACGGCGCCGAACTGGTGGTCGGCCCGTTCCAGGGCAAACCGGCGTGCGTGCGGATCGCGCTTGGCAAGGGCGTCTGCGGCACGGCCGCGCTGTCGCGGCAGACCCAGGTCGTCGCGGACGTGCATGCGTTCCCGGGCCACATCGCATGCGATTCGGCATCGCAATCGGAAATCGTCGTGCCGCTCGTCGCCGCCGACGGCGCGCTGATCGGCGTATGGGACGTCGACAGCCCGCGCCTCGCGCGTTTCGACGAAGCGGACGCGGCCGGCATGGAAGCGTTGTGCCGCACGTTCGTCGAATTCGGCTGGCGCGGGATCGCCCGCTGA
- a CDS encoding cytochrome c biogenesis protein DipZ, whose amino-acid sequence MPLFLIAWLGGVLTIVSPCILPVLPFVFARTERPFVRSGLPLLIGMAIAFSAVGALAAVGGGWAVAANQYGRIAALVLLAVFGVALLFPSLADYLSRPVVALGARLSASADDPQRAGGGFGASLLLGVATGMLWAPCAGPILGLILTGAALQGASVHTSLLLLAYAAGAATSLALALIAGQRVFAAMKRSLGVGEWIRRGLGIAVLAGVAAIALHADTGVLARLSLAGTNQLEQGLLDRLRPASDHMASASMQGSASMQASASMRAAQHAPSAALPVEGELPSLDGAVQWLNSPPLTAAALRGKVVLVDFWTYSCINCLRALPYVKAWADKYRANGLVVIGVHAPEFAFEKDIGNVRRAVADLKIDYPVAIDNRYAIWRAFDNQYWPAHYFVDANGKIRHHHFGEGDYRESEQTIRQLLTEAGARDLPAGFVTDTGTGAEAPPAMNDMQSPETYLGYERAHGFASPGEPVADRPHDYAAGPLDLNQWALAGTWTLGAEHADLDRAGGGIVYRFHARDLHLVLGPAGDGKPVRFRVTVDGKPPGADHGADVDANGYGTVTGQRLYQLIRQQGAVADRTFEIRFLDPGVHAYSFTFG is encoded by the coding sequence ATGCCCCTGTTCCTGATTGCCTGGCTTGGCGGCGTGCTGACCATCGTCAGCCCTTGCATCCTGCCTGTTCTGCCGTTCGTGTTCGCCCGCACGGAGCGGCCGTTCGTGCGCAGCGGCTTGCCGCTGCTCATCGGCATGGCCATCGCGTTCAGCGCGGTCGGCGCGCTGGCCGCCGTCGGCGGCGGCTGGGCCGTCGCGGCGAACCAGTACGGGCGCATCGCGGCGCTCGTGCTGCTCGCCGTGTTCGGCGTCGCGCTGCTGTTTCCTTCGCTCGCGGATTATCTGTCGCGCCCGGTTGTCGCGCTCGGCGCGCGGCTGTCCGCGTCGGCCGACGATCCGCAGCGCGCGGGCGGCGGTTTCGGCGCGTCGCTGCTGCTCGGCGTCGCGACCGGCATGTTGTGGGCGCCGTGCGCCGGCCCGATTCTCGGCCTGATCCTCACCGGCGCCGCGCTGCAAGGCGCGAGCGTGCATACGTCGCTGCTGCTGCTCGCGTATGCGGCCGGCGCGGCGACGTCGCTCGCGCTGGCGCTCATCGCCGGCCAACGCGTGTTCGCCGCGATGAAGCGTTCGCTCGGCGTCGGCGAATGGATCCGGCGCGGGCTCGGCATCGCGGTGCTCGCGGGCGTCGCGGCGATCGCGCTCCATGCCGATACCGGCGTGCTCGCGCGGCTGTCGCTCGCCGGCACGAACCAGCTCGAACAGGGACTGCTCGACCGTCTGCGGCCCGCGTCGGATCACATGGCGTCCGCGTCGATGCAAGGCTCCGCGTCGATGCAGGCGAGCGCGTCGATGCGCGCCGCGCAGCACGCGCCGTCCGCCGCGCTGCCGGTCGAAGGCGAACTGCCGTCGCTCGACGGCGCGGTGCAATGGCTGAACTCGCCGCCGCTGACGGCCGCCGCGCTGCGCGGCAAGGTCGTGCTTGTCGATTTCTGGACCTATTCGTGCATCAACTGCCTGCGGGCGCTGCCGTACGTGAAGGCGTGGGCCGACAAGTACCGCGCGAACGGACTCGTCGTGATCGGCGTGCATGCGCCCGAGTTCGCGTTCGAGAAGGACATCGGCAACGTGCGGCGCGCGGTGGCCGACCTGAAGATCGACTATCCGGTTGCGATCGACAATCGCTACGCGATCTGGCGCGCGTTCGACAACCAGTATTGGCCCGCGCACTATTTCGTCGATGCCAATGGGAAGATCCGCCATCACCATTTCGGCGAAGGCGATTACCGGGAATCCGAACAAACCATCCGGCAACTGCTGACCGAGGCCGGCGCGCGCGATCTGCCCGCGGGTTTCGTCACGGACACCGGCACTGGCGCCGAAGCGCCGCCCGCGATGAACGACATGCAGTCGCCGGAGACCTATCTCGGCTACGAGCGCGCGCACGGCTTCGCGTCGCCGGGCGAGCCGGTCGCGGACCGGCCGCACGACTACGCGGCCGGTCCGCTCGACCTGAACCAGTGGGCGCTGGCCGGCACGTGGACGCTCGGCGCGGAGCATGCCGATCTCGACCGCGCCGGCGGCGGCATCGTCTATCGCTTCCATGCGCGCGACCTGCACCTCGTGCTCGGCCCGGCGGGCGACGGCAAGCCGGTCCGCTTTCGCGTGACCGTCGACGGCAAGCCGCCCGGCGCGGACCACGGCGCGGACGTCGATGCGAACGGCTACGGCACGGTGACCGGTCAGCGCCTGTATCAGTTGATCCGCCAGCAGGGAGCCGTCGCGGACCGCACGTTCGAGATCCGCTTCCTGGATCCCGGCGTGCACGCTTATTCGTTCACGTTCGGCTAG
- the msrA gene encoding peptide-methionine (S)-S-oxide reductase MsrA has product MQEASRFSRTSRTSRRRFGWRWPLLAAVTLFAAAAALVQPPVLAGEARVVPPPTLDEKDASTGAPPFETAVLAGGCFWGVQGVFQHVRGVTSAVSGYTGGDRASAQYETVSTGTTGHAESVRITFDPRQISYGQILQIYFSVAHDPTELNRQGPDVGTQYRSTIFPTTPAQARIARAYLAQLRDGHAFSASPVTTVEADRTFYPAETYHQNYLTLHPDASYIAINDMPKLADLKRLFPARYREQPVLVDTSVRASAS; this is encoded by the coding sequence ATGCAAGAAGCCTCCCGCTTTTCCCGCACGTCCCGTACGTCGCGTCGCCGTTTCGGCTGGCGCTGGCCGCTGCTCGCGGCCGTGACCCTGTTTGCGGCCGCGGCCGCCCTCGTGCAGCCGCCGGTGCTCGCCGGCGAAGCGCGCGTCGTGCCGCCGCCGACGCTCGATGAAAAGGATGCCTCGACCGGCGCGCCGCCGTTCGAGACGGCCGTGCTCGCGGGCGGCTGCTTCTGGGGCGTGCAGGGCGTGTTTCAGCACGTCAGGGGCGTGACGTCCGCCGTGTCCGGTTATACGGGCGGCGATCGCGCGTCCGCGCAGTACGAGACGGTCAGCACGGGGACGACCGGTCACGCGGAATCGGTGCGGATCACGTTCGATCCGCGCCAGATCAGCTACGGGCAAATCCTGCAGATCTATTTTTCCGTCGCGCACGATCCGACCGAACTGAACCGCCAGGGGCCGGACGTCGGCACGCAGTATCGTTCGACGATCTTTCCGACGACGCCCGCACAGGCCCGCATCGCGCGCGCGTACCTCGCGCAGTTGCGCGACGGGCACGCGTTCTCCGCGTCGCCGGTTACGACGGTCGAAGCGGATCGCACGTTCTATCCGGCCGAGACGTATCACCAGAACTACCTGACGCTGCATCCGGATGCGTCGTATATCGCGATCAACGACATGCCGAAGCTCGCGGACCTGAAGCGGCTTTTCCCGGCGCGGTATCGCGAGCAGCCGGTGCTGGTCGATACGTCGGTCAGGGCGTCGGCAAGCTGA
- a CDS encoding molybdopterin-dependent oxidoreductase, with protein MDIAQTARRAVEEIDLPGTLRLTGCVLRPQAISLDALRCFPAVTCAPFDLRCYTTQRFIRTVEPYRGVLLTDLLQHAGLRCDAPGDFKRMIFLAVGHDGYAVTFSWHELFNTPVGQQAVVAYECGGNALDEDDGAPVLFSGADLVPAPRHLKRLARIETRVLAP; from the coding sequence ATGGACATCGCACAGACCGCCCGCCGCGCCGTCGAAGAGATCGACCTTCCCGGCACGCTGCGGCTCACGGGCTGCGTGCTGCGTCCGCAGGCGATTTCGCTCGACGCGCTGCGGTGTTTTCCGGCCGTCACGTGTGCGCCGTTCGATCTGCGCTGCTACACCACCCAGCGTTTCATCCGCACGGTCGAACCGTACCGGGGCGTGCTGCTCACCGATTTACTTCAGCACGCCGGCCTGCGCTGCGACGCGCCCGGCGACTTCAAGCGCATGATCTTTCTGGCGGTCGGCCACGATGGTTATGCGGTCACCTTTTCGTGGCACGAACTGTTCAACACGCCGGTCGGGCAGCAGGCGGTCGTCGCCTACGAATGCGGTGGCAACGCGCTGGACGAGGACGACGGCGCGCCGGTGCTGTTCTCGGGCGCCGATCTCGTGCCGGCGCCGCGCCACCTGAAGCGGCTCGCGCGCATCGAGACGCGCGTGCTCGCGCCGTAA
- a CDS encoding TonB-dependent siderophore receptor has protein sequence MPIVKSSQSSARRRPLHWGARALFSVCVSGLAHTAAAQSSGNDTNTETTASQLPTVKVTAAAETEPTVGYQPRTSSVASPTGQPIVDIPQAVAVVSGQVMEDQQARSLDDVLGNVSGVTQTNTLGGTRDAFIKRGFGSNDDGSILVDGIRTPILHNYLVTADRVEVLKGPASLLYGIQEPGGVINIVTRKPEDEFSGSVSATHTSHGGNGGSFDLTGPLGGVGQVAGGTLAFRLIGEDNTSQYWRSFGRQRDALIAPSLAWHDANTSIDVSYQYVDYTTPFDRGTVLVNGRPDDALRYTRYEEPWSQSSGIQETFRARVEHRFSDQWSVRGTYGWSRDRYDQYLTRGISFDDTTGLMRRSSDANLGRNDSDQVATVGLLGNLGIAGMRHDLYFGGEYERQRSFRGDTVRGAATGGFDLFDPVYGLLAPGGKPSATQSDNLSKVHTYSLIAQDTVHLTDRLIASAGVRWEDWHQMSGVGRPFTVNDDSHGNTWLPQFGLVYRIAPSLSVYTNYSRSFVPNVSGDAVEPLAPERGRVYEAGLKFDLKPGITGTLAVYQIDKRNVAVTIGDVTSTIGSARSRGVELDVAGRVTRHLSLIGSYAYTNAVDEQDNTPMVNAPRHSGSLFAVYDTTLPYVSGRWRFGGGARLVGNRPGDTANSFTLPGYVVVDAFAAYETKIGRIPTKIQFNVKNLFDKTYYPSSNSNLIIAVGEPRLVMLTSTFSF, from the coding sequence ATGCCTATCGTCAAGTCGTCCCAATCATCGGCACGCCGCCGCCCGCTTCACTGGGGCGCCCGCGCGCTCTTCTCGGTCTGCGTATCCGGGCTGGCCCACACGGCCGCCGCGCAGTCGTCCGGAAACGATACGAACACCGAAACGACCGCTTCGCAGTTGCCGACCGTCAAGGTCACCGCCGCGGCCGAAACCGAACCGACCGTCGGCTACCAGCCGCGCACGAGCAGCGTCGCGAGCCCGACCGGGCAGCCGATCGTCGACATCCCGCAGGCCGTCGCCGTCGTCAGCGGACAGGTGATGGAGGACCAGCAGGCGCGCTCGCTCGACGACGTGCTCGGCAACGTCAGCGGCGTCACGCAGACCAACACGCTCGGCGGCACGCGCGACGCGTTCATCAAACGCGGCTTCGGCTCGAACGACGACGGCTCGATCCTCGTGGACGGCATCCGCACGCCGATCCTGCACAACTACCTCGTGACGGCCGACCGCGTCGAAGTGCTGAAGGGGCCGGCGTCGCTGCTGTACGGCATCCAGGAGCCGGGCGGCGTCATCAACATCGTGACGCGCAAGCCCGAGGACGAATTCAGCGGCTCGGTGTCGGCGACCCACACGAGCCACGGCGGCAACGGCGGCAGCTTCGACCTGACCGGGCCGCTCGGCGGCGTCGGCCAGGTGGCGGGCGGCACGCTCGCGTTCCGGCTGATCGGCGAGGACAACACGAGCCAGTACTGGCGCAGCTTCGGCCGCCAGCGCGACGCGCTGATCGCGCCGTCGCTGGCGTGGCACGACGCGAACACGTCGATCGACGTCAGCTACCAGTACGTGGATTACACGACGCCGTTCGACCGCGGCACGGTGCTCGTGAACGGCCGCCCCGACGACGCGCTGCGCTACACGCGCTACGAGGAGCCGTGGTCGCAGAGCAGCGGCATCCAGGAAACGTTCCGCGCGCGCGTCGAGCACCGCTTCTCGGACCAGTGGAGCGTGCGCGGCACGTACGGCTGGAGCCGCGACCGCTACGACCAGTACCTGACCCGCGGGATCTCGTTCGACGACACGACCGGCCTGATGCGCCGCTCGTCGGACGCGAACCTCGGCCGCAACGACTCGGACCAGGTCGCGACGGTCGGCCTGCTCGGCAACCTCGGCATCGCCGGCATGCGCCACGACCTGTATTTCGGCGGCGAATACGAACGGCAGCGCAGCTTCCGCGGCGACACGGTGCGCGGCGCCGCGACGGGTGGCTTCGACCTGTTCGATCCCGTGTACGGACTGCTCGCGCCGGGCGGCAAACCGAGCGCCACGCAGAGCGACAACCTGTCGAAAGTCCACACCTATTCGCTGATCGCGCAGGACACGGTCCATCTGACCGACCGCCTGATCGCGTCGGCCGGCGTGCGCTGGGAGGACTGGCACCAGATGTCCGGCGTCGGCCGGCCGTTCACCGTCAACGACGATTCGCACGGCAATACGTGGCTGCCGCAGTTCGGGCTGGTCTACCGGATCGCGCCGTCGCTGTCGGTGTACACGAACTACAGCCGCTCGTTCGTGCCGAACGTGTCCGGCGACGCGGTCGAGCCGCTCGCGCCCGAACGCGGCCGCGTGTACGAAGCGGGCCTCAAGTTCGACCTGAAGCCGGGCATCACCGGCACGCTCGCGGTCTATCAGATCGACAAGCGCAACGTCGCGGTGACCATCGGCGACGTCACGTCGACGATCGGCAGCGCGCGTTCGCGCGGCGTCGAACTCGACGTGGCGGGCCGCGTGACCCGCCATCTGAGCCTGATCGGCAGCTATGCGTACACGAACGCGGTCGACGAGCAGGACAACACGCCGATGGTCAACGCGCCGCGCCATTCGGGCAGCCTGTTCGCGGTCTACGACACGACGCTGCCGTACGTGTCGGGGCGCTGGCGCTTCGGCGGCGGCGCGCGTCTGGTGGGCAACCGGCCGGGCGACACCGCGAACAGCTTCACGCTGCCGGGATATGTGGTGGTCGATGCGTTCGCCGCGTACGAAACGAAGATCGGCAGGATCCCGACGAAGATCCAGTTCAACGTGAAGAACCTGTTCGACAAGACCTACTACCCGTCGAGCAACAGCAACCTCATCATCGCGGTGGGCGAGCCGAGGCTCGTGATGCTGACTTCGACGTTCTCGTTCTAG
- a CDS encoding methyl-accepting chemotaxis protein, which produces MFSNFSIRARVALAFGLLIVLMLAVAGLGQLAARSGKAALSDTYSIQLAAAVALGDTKYNLAIGRVAIDRVLLHPDEADTPALMDKARNYLATAQRAYARFLALPRKPGEEPLAQAVSSDLDNLLHGAIEPTLQALHDGDAAKANQITMQTMPPLALALTKSTDRLNAWLMQDGANSYDGFQSMLTHVSMLSGVALAVALVLALACAVGLHRAISRPLAQALDVCAALARGDLSRSVEMRGRDEMSVLLRGLSDVRNGLRETVSTVRASSESMAAATHQIAAGNADLSRRTESQAAALEQTAASVEELTTTARHNDENAGSASTLAAGAAQVAQKGGNAMSRVVETMAGISEQSKKIATIVSTIEAIAFQTNILALNAAVEAARAGEQGRGFAVVATEVRTLAQRSATAAREIKALIDGAVGSVAEGSAFVDSAGATMREIVQSIERVSGIMHEVAAASREQGDGIGQVNRAVAQMDEATQQNAALVEETTAAAMSLESQAAALREAVMRFRI; this is translated from the coding sequence ATGTTTTCGAATTTCTCCATCCGGGCGCGGGTGGCGCTTGCGTTCGGTCTGCTGATCGTGCTGATGCTCGCGGTGGCGGGGCTCGGGCAACTCGCCGCGCGCAGCGGCAAGGCGGCGCTGAGCGACACCTACTCGATCCAGCTGGCAGCCGCCGTCGCGCTCGGCGACACGAAATACAACCTCGCGATCGGCCGGGTCGCGATCGACCGCGTGCTGCTCCATCCGGACGAAGCGGACACGCCGGCGCTGATGGACAAGGCGCGCAACTACCTCGCGACCGCGCAGCGCGCGTATGCGCGCTTCCTCGCGCTGCCGCGCAAGCCGGGCGAGGAGCCACTGGCGCAGGCCGTCTCGTCGGACCTCGACAACCTGCTGCACGGCGCGATCGAGCCGACGTTGCAGGCGCTGCACGACGGCGACGCGGCGAAGGCGAACCAGATCACGATGCAGACCATGCCGCCGCTCGCGCTCGCGCTGACCAAAAGCACCGACCGCCTGAACGCGTGGCTGATGCAGGACGGCGCGAACAGCTACGACGGCTTCCAGTCGATGCTGACGCACGTGAGCATGCTGTCCGGCGTCGCGCTGGCGGTCGCGCTCGTGCTGGCGCTCGCATGCGCGGTCGGGCTGCATCGCGCGATTTCGCGGCCGCTCGCGCAGGCGCTCGACGTGTGCGCGGCGCTGGCGCGCGGCGACCTTTCGCGGTCCGTCGAGATGCGCGGCCGCGACGAGATGAGCGTGCTGCTGCGCGGGCTGTCGGACGTCCGCAACGGTCTGCGCGAGACGGTGTCGACCGTGCGCGCGAGCAGCGAGTCGATGGCGGCGGCCACGCACCAGATCGCGGCCGGCAACGCGGACCTGTCGCGCCGCACCGAATCGCAGGCGGCGGCGCTGGAGCAGACGGCGGCGAGCGTCGAGGAACTGACGACGACCGCGCGCCACAACGACGAGAACGCGGGCAGCGCGAGCACGCTCGCAGCCGGCGCGGCCCAGGTCGCGCAGAAGGGCGGCAACGCGATGTCGCGGGTGGTCGAGACGATGGCGGGGATCAGCGAGCAGTCGAAGAAGATCGCGACGATCGTCAGCACCATCGAGGCGATCGCGTTCCAGACCAACATCCTCGCGCTGAACGCGGCGGTCGAAGCGGCGCGCGCGGGCGAGCAGGGCCGGGGTTTCGCGGTGGTCGCGACCGAGGTGCGCACGCTGGCGCAGCGTTCGGCGACGGCCGCGCGCGAGATCAAGGCGCTGATCGACGGCGCGGTCGGCAGCGTGGCGGAAGGCTCGGCGTTCGTCGATTCCGCCGGCGCGACGATGCGCGAGATCGTGCAGTCGATCGAGCGGGTCAGCGGCATCATGCACGAGGTGGCGGCCGCGTCGCGCGAGCAGGGCGACGGCATCGGCCAGGTGAACCGCGCGGTCGCGCAGATGGACGAGGCCACGCAGCAGAACGCGGCGCTCGTCGAGGAGACCACGGCGGCGGCGATGTCGCTGGAGTCGCAGGCCGCCGCGCTGCGCGAAGCCGTGATGCGCTTCAGGATCTGA
- a CDS encoding GntR family transcriptional regulator, whose amino-acid sequence MNKPHFSDIARDLTERIASGGYPVGSYLPTELELRDLYGTSRHTVRAALLELQRLGLVSRRKNAGTRIESAQPTSSFRPSLASLDDLVQFGTTHLRVVQHTGEIVASDALAKTLQCRAGDRWVCISSLRIDGGAKGAPVGWTDVYVDPAYAEVVEAARATPEMLVSTLIEARYGRCISQIQQNVNAVIVSPDMAQKLNVEAGTAALEIVRRYLDAAGVAFEISVSVHPADRFSMSMTLRRSDA is encoded by the coding sequence ATGAACAAGCCCCACTTTTCCGACATCGCGCGCGACCTGACCGAGCGCATTGCGTCGGGCGGTTATCCGGTCGGCTCGTATCTGCCGACCGAACTGGAACTGCGCGACCTGTACGGGACGAGCCGCCACACGGTCCGCGCGGCGCTGCTCGAACTCCAGCGGCTCGGCCTCGTGTCGCGCCGCAAGAACGCCGGCACGCGGATCGAGTCCGCGCAGCCAACCAGCAGTTTCCGGCCGTCGCTCGCGTCGCTCGACGACCTCGTGCAGTTCGGCACCACCCACCTGCGCGTCGTGCAGCACACCGGGGAAATCGTAGCGTCGGACGCGCTCGCGAAAACGCTGCAATGCCGCGCCGGCGACCGCTGGGTATGCATTTCGAGCCTGCGTATCGACGGCGGCGCGAAGGGCGCGCCGGTCGGCTGGACCGACGTCTACGTCGATCCCGCGTATGCGGAAGTCGTGGAAGCGGCGCGCGCCACGCCGGAGATGCTGGTCAGCACGCTGATCGAGGCGCGCTACGGCCGCTGCATCTCGCAGATCCAGCAGAACGTGAACGCGGTGATCGTGTCGCCGGACATGGCGCAGAAGCTGAATGTCGAGGCCGGCACGGCGGCGCTCGAAATCGTGCGCCGCTACCTGGACGCGGCGGGCGTCGCGTTCGAGATATCGGTCAGCGTGCATCCGGCCGACCGGTTTTCGATGTCGATGACGCTCAGGCGCTCGGACGCCTGA
- a CDS encoding class-II fumarase/aspartase family protein, giving the protein MTNPAVPFSSTVVDSILFRDAFGTAKMRALFSDHALIQRYIDVEVALAKAEARIGVIPADAADVIARESRIERIDFDHMREETDIVGYPILPLVHQLVGMCGDAGRYVHWGATTQDIMDTAVALQVRDALDSIDGDIRELRGILADLAKRHRDTAMAGRTHLQQALPVTFGYKAAIWLAMFDRHQQRLAQLRGRVAVVEFAGAAGTLASIGDKGFAVQQALADELGLGVPATTWHVARDGFAEAVNLLALVTGSLGKIALDIMIMASTEFAEVYEPFVKGRGASSTMPQKRNPISSELMLAAAKAVRQHAGLMVDAMVQDFERATGPWHAEWIAIPESFILTAGALHQAKFALGGLIVDAARMKHNLGISKGLIVAEAVMMQMAPFTGRQQAHDIVYDACRTVNEQGGTLADALAALPAVTQHFDRAAIDRMTDPANYLGLAPQMVDRAIALSGAI; this is encoded by the coding sequence ATGACGAACCCGGCCGTACCGTTCTCCAGCACCGTGGTCGATTCCATCCTGTTTCGCGATGCGTTCGGCACCGCGAAGATGCGTGCGCTATTTTCCGACCATGCGCTGATCCAGCGCTACATCGACGTCGAAGTCGCGCTCGCGAAAGCCGAGGCGCGCATCGGCGTGATTCCCGCTGACGCCGCCGACGTGATCGCGCGCGAGTCGCGCATCGAGCGCATCGACTTCGACCACATGCGCGAGGAAACCGACATCGTCGGCTACCCGATCCTGCCGCTCGTGCATCAACTGGTCGGCATGTGCGGCGACGCGGGCCGCTACGTGCACTGGGGCGCGACCACCCAGGACATCATGGACACGGCCGTCGCGCTGCAGGTGCGCGACGCGCTCGACTCGATCGACGGCGACATCCGCGAATTGCGCGGCATTCTCGCGGATCTCGCGAAGCGTCACCGCGACACCGCGATGGCGGGCCGCACGCATCTGCAGCAGGCGCTGCCGGTCACGTTCGGCTACAAGGCGGCGATCTGGCTCGCGATGTTCGACCGGCACCAGCAGCGGCTCGCGCAACTGCGCGGGCGCGTCGCGGTGGTCGAGTTCGCGGGCGCGGCCGGCACGCTCGCGTCGATCGGCGACAAGGGTTTTGCGGTGCAGCAGGCGCTCGCGGACGAACTCGGCCTCGGCGTGCCGGCGACCACGTGGCACGTGGCGCGCGACGGCTTTGCGGAAGCGGTGAACCTGCTCGCGCTCGTGACCGGCTCGCTCGGCAAGATCGCGCTCGACATCATGATCATGGCGTCCACCGAGTTCGCGGAAGTGTACGAGCCGTTCGTCAAGGGACGCGGCGCGAGCAGTACGATGCCGCAGAAGCGCAATCCGATTTCGAGCGAGCTGATGCTCGCGGCCGCGAAGGCCGTGCGCCAGCACGCGGGCCTGATGGTCGATGCGATGGTCCAGGACTTCGAGCGCGCGACGGGGCCGTGGCACGCCGAATGGATCGCGATTCCCGAGAGCTTCATCCTGACCGCCGGCGCGCTGCATCAGGCGAAGTTCGCGCTCGGCGGCCTCATCGTCGATGCCGCGCGGATGAAACACAATCTCGGTATCAGCAAGGGGCTGATCGTCGCCGAAGCGGTGATGATGCAGATGGCGCCGTTCACCGGCCGCCAGCAGGCGCACGACATCGTGTACGACGCGTGCCGCACCGTGAACGAGCAAGGCGGCACGCTCGCCGACGCACTGGCCGCGCTGCCGGCCGTCACGCAGCATTTCGACCGCGCCGCGATCGACCGGATGACCGATCCCGCGAATTATCTCGGCCTCGCGCCGCAGATGGTCGATCGCGCGATCGCGCTGTCGGGCGCGATCTGA